The DNA segment AAATATATTGGTTAAAGGCATTGAACAAGAAAACTATAAGAAAACATTGTTGCAAAGCAAAAATCAGTGTATTGCACTTATACGCTTGAAGAACCTTGCGTACAAACAGTCAATTTCATCCTCAATGAGAAAAAGTTTAAGATCTTTCAATGAGAAAAACATTGCCTTGAGTACAAACAACCAAAAATTAATGTTTGTGCAACGTATGCTTCAAGGACACACAAGCTTTCAAGGTTTCTAGGGTCATGGATTTGACCACTCgaggaagaaaaaggacaaaagaaaagtttacTAGCAAGTTCCATGGAGAAtgattgtgaaattgaaaatttggcttTATATATAGTTGATAGAGTGATTGTTCTAGTTGACTCATGTGATTAATTTTCTAAATCATGATAAGGCATGATCTTTTCTAGCTGCCAAAGGAAGTTGAGTGCTCAACATGTATATCTGTTCCAATAGTTGTCCATGTCGGTCGTAGTCAATCATGTTCCCACTAGAAAAGATCCCTTTATTTCAAAGATAGTTGACCAGCCTTTCTTGCTTCATCACATCACTTAAGAAGTAACACTTCCCTTTAGTTTCAAATTGTGagattcttttttgttttatcagtttctattttctattttggctTTTAATTTGGTGGGAAATCCACGATCTGTGATatgaaaagaataaaggaaGAGCTTAAAAGCTTTAACTGATTATCTTTAGAggccgtttggcaacaataatagtttgctatttttttcatgaatatgcttaAGAGATtgggacagattcataaaacctTGTCTTATAAGAtctcatgaatctacctaaTTCTTTGAAGTAGGttcataaaacagtaacaaattgttttcACTGCTAAACTCTCCCTTGGGGGCACTTTTACTTTCCCAATGCAAGAAATCATCATGGAAGCAAGGGGCCAAATCCCCTAGCGTTGTTGGTCATGGCAGAAGCTTCCAAAGTACCTAATTATATATTAAAGAGTCTAAAAGTATGTGTGACTGAACCATAATCACAAATACCATTTTTTTGGGGtaatttttgggaaaaaaattagaatattTTTCCACTTTCTCCAAAGAATCTTGTATAAATGTGGCAATGAAAAAGTTTATCCAAGAAATTTGGTTAATTTGCTTCTAAATGTAgcacaaaaaactgaaaaactttgaaaaatatattaaattcaaaaaaattgatataatattatttttctatttcttcataGTAGTTTagtgggagagagggagatgtgTATACTAATTTAAAAGAATGCCTTCCTTCCCTCTTTGGGGGAGGGGTgtggaggagaggaagaaggaagcgAAGGTGGAATGTGGCAGTTAAGGctgaagagaaggagaagaggatcATGAGAAGGCCAGAGTTTTGTGAGAAAGTCGATTAGAACATTTTTCATGTCCCACCACTTTGGAGGTCTGCTAGAAAGGAGTGACATGGAACATGCAAAATGTTGTCTTCTGCAAGTTTCAGTGTCAATGTTTGCTTCAAACAGCAAGCCCACTACTTTTGGGGTATCCTAGCATTATAGGAATACCATGTCCCACTCCATGAAAGAAGCTCTTTATATTATTGAGCATCaatatgtggaatggatgcCTCTTGATTGGGATGTCTTCTCTAAATGTAGCTTTAGTTTGTAGATTATCTGGTCTTCTCTGCTTGCACACTATAGATTTTATGTCACTATTCTAGATCTATGGTTTGGGTTTACCACATATATTTGAGCTTATTCTATACCTAATAAGATGAACCTAATACCGAGGGAGTTGGCACAATGGATGGGCAAGGGCTGGTAAGTGgtcaatctctattttaaatAGCCGGACATCAAGTTCCTATAAATGCACATGGTTGAGGGTGGGGAAGGCAACTAATATGAAAGTTAAAGCATAGCAAGGGCATCACTTCGAGACACTGAAAGCATGTCTAGTATCCTAGGGGGAAGCAAAGGGAAAGGTGGGGCCTTCGGCCCTCTTGTTgggcggtaggatgaaatactcctcctactCACTCAACAACAATTAAATAAGTTTAGAAAATGAGACATTATTTGATAAATAATTGAGTCCAAGTTTGATTTCCAATTTTCCATCTAAGTACAAGTTATATGTCAATAAACTTCACAAACTAGCTTACCACCTTTTACATGAAAATATTAGATCTAGAACTATTTGACCATGAATTTATTATAAAAAGTTCTGGACCATTAATAAATTTAAGCATGATTTTAACCTGTACATGAAAAGGCCAGCTGCATTCTAGTTGAACTAGATTCATTCAGTACATGGGAGAAGAATGGGTGTTAGTAGTCCAACACATGACATGCCACCATGTCATTATTTCAAAGGGCATTGTGTCTTAATGaaaaatgtgactttttttttgagtttttcctcttttgtcttTATAAGGGGCTTTCTTTAACTTTTCCAAGTAGGAGCGTTTGAGACATTTTAGGCACCTGAACACTTTGCATGTGTTCAGGTTTCAAACACAGGACCTGCTCACATTCATGTGCATTCCAGCAAAAACTATATCTCTCCATACTAAATGGCTTCTTCTTTAAGTCCTTTCGGATTGAAAGAAATATTGAGTGATCTTAACCGAGGTTCCACATTTTCAACATATTGTAATAATGGTATATCGTTATGGTTtagagaacaaaaagaaaagaacaatttaggAACTGACATTTTATGCATGATTagtgatgtcaatatatctgatttggataggatatccaattgaaccattcaaaaaaatcgtacatggaaagaaaattaatatccgaATAGGAAATTGGACAGACTTTAGATTTAAGAGATGACATCTAAtgggatttggattcaaattgaatttagtgttaaataaatattttatatccaatgcttacattttgaaaattggctggatttggttcaaaattcatattcaaattcacatATAATgttaaaaatcggatttggtgGCAACTAtcagcacatatatatatatgtgtgtgtgtgtgtgtgtgtgtgtgtctgatATTATTTAGTTAGGTTCCATCCAAGTATCTCATTCAATCATGGGCAGTGTGGACATGTACTGCAAGCACATGTGTACCAGAGAGAGTTCATAACatcaaaaagtttcaaaaaacaattttatgtACATTTAATATGGGGCAGCAACATTAATTCAGGCAAATTAGTAACTGGGATACTGATCATTTTATTCTCATCCCATGTAGTTATCTTTGTATGTTTGACTTGTTTTTTATTGGATCTATGATATGTTTCTTTACCTTTCTTCCCACCACATGAGGGCCTCCCGGTAGGTGCCTGCGAAAGGTACTTGTTATCCTGAACTACGGctttgttttttatgttcttttagtAGATCCTCCATAGTGAGAGCTTTCCTTGTTATGCTGCTAACTAACATGGGAAGATATGTTCTCACTTTTTTACCAAAGGAACATTCTGGTAATTGTGTTGGGAATATTTGTTCAGGTTCCACATGTGCCCCGATACGGCCGGTGTCCTCCATTTAACCAGTAGAAGCACTTTGATCATTTATAGCCCATAACACATGGCCCTTTGTTGCGGATTATAAATATAATCTGCTCCACCCCCTAATGGCTTTGAGGTCCCTAATTTGTCTCCGGGATGCCTAAAGAGTGTAGCAAAGCTGGTCGGCATGAAAGGCGTGTAGAATCTGTAGATAATGCATTTTTAGTTCGATTTTCATGGGTGCTACTCTTCTATGTTGAAAATAGTGCTATATGTGATACTCAAGTTGAAAGGTGTATCGTATGACCACTCAGGTCTTGAAGCAGCCTTGAACTTTAGAGGCAAGAGAGGAGTTGTAGCTTCACCTCTCACCTCTAGAAATCTTCTCAGCCAGTGCGTTATGTAATGCATTTTCCCTATTCGgagatttattttttgttgtctaTGTTTTGCTAATAAAAATCCAAAGCTTTGTAGGTGTTTTATGTGGTCGACTGCTTTCATCGACAAGGTGGCAAGATTTAAACACATGTTTTTTCTAGGAGAGGATCTTGGTTGGCTAAGTGGTAGCAAGAGGAAGTGGTGTGAGATGAGTCAAAGTTGTATTATCGTATCAAATCATGCATGTTGAGAAGTCTTGTAATTGGTTGTGtcatttttctatattttacaTTGTTACTTTCCAGGTGAGTAAGTGAGTTACGACCtcttttaagcaaaaaaaagaaaagaaaaagaagcttgCTCTTCCATCCCTTTCTTTGTTCATTTCAGGGTCCATGGTGCCTTGAGAAGAAAAAGCACATTGCCAACTTGATATGCAACCCCATACAGAGGGTTCATATCAATTGAAATAGTTCTTTCTAATGCACTTTTCTAACTATATATGGCATGAGGGATGGTTTAGAACTGGTGTAAGGTTGTGGCAAAAAAATGTTTGCTTTGGGAGAAAACTACAAATATATCTTCCTATACTTTGTTTATGAGGGACTAAATTAtacttcttaaaatttttaaaacgtTAAATTAtggtttttcaaaagtttatagAGGCTAATgcaaagttttaaaattttaactattaaattttggttttcaaaagtttaagaGAAGACCATAGCCCCTGCCTAGGCAGAGGGAGCGCTAAGATGTGAATACTTGTGGAATCACTAAACATGAATTTATGTCATTTCTATGCTATAAGCTTTGGGGAGTTTTCCATTCATGGACTTAATTTTTGCCAGTAATTTTAAGAAAGTGaatattttttctgaatttttaaaatcagACAcacttttcagaaaaaatatcaaatggGAGCATCAAGTACAAAATGCtgaaatcaaggaaaaaagCTACTCTTAACGTTGTGTTTATCTTGTTAAATTTCATTTCATGCCGTTACTTGAcagatttcatgaaaaatgaagctaattattaaaaaatttcaaacataaatCTTCTTCCGGATGTAATAATTAAAAAGTGAACCCAAcattaataattttcttttaattttgtaaaagcGATTTGCCAGAATCAACCAAATTTGGAGGGCACTTTCCATGTTATGGTTCTCACAGTTCGGGCGAAGtcagaaattttcttttacGAGGAGAGGACCTAGATGCGaaacaacaattttcaaaagttttacatcTGCCAAATTAATAATTCtcaaaaatatatacataatttttcatttccttcaaatATGTATGAGAAGGAACATGGTCTCTACCTGCTGAATTGGGTGGCATGTAAGGAAGACTCCACGCGGTCAGTTGAGTCGGTTGTTTTAAGGAGCACTCTCCCTCACACACTGCCTCAATAAATAACTTGCTCTGTTCAATTTTCAATTGATGTGTCATCTGTTCCATGTAGCTCATTCTCTGAAAGCTTAATTTAATGGTTGAATTTAGGTAAATTTAGGTTTAGTTATACTACCTTGAGTTGCTGTTCCATGTAGCTCATTCTCTGAAAGCTTAAATTAGTGGTTGAATTTAGGTAAATCTAGGTCTAGTTATACGACCTTGAGTCGCTACTGTAtggccaattaaaaatttattaactATGTACTTAGtgctttatgaaaaaaaaaatgtcctatCACTACTTATTGGCTTTGTAGACAATCCAGCTCAGCATGAAGGGCAGAGGGAGTGGGACCCGCTTAGGCTGTAGCCCCACTCCATcccattgaaaaaattaaaaatttttagttgcgtcatgtattatttggatttagattcagtttGGCTCCACCCAGATTTAAACTTGTTCGCCCCACCCCTTGAAAAAATACTGCTCCGCCTTAGTATGCCCAACACTGTCAGTTGCTATCTGAGTTCATGCTCTGCTGCCGGATCTCCGGCGACTGTTGAGTGCCGGAGACATTCAAGTACCGCCTCTCTTCCGTATCAGTGCAGTTAGCTACTGACCACCATCATAAGTATAATATCTTAACAAATAAACCTGCTCCAATCGAAACATACTAGTAATTTTAAAAAGGTTTATCTCATTTATAAAGAATTTAGTATACGTAATATAAAAAACTCTCccatttttttacaataaatGTAGTTATATTTATTTCAATGAAATTTGACCACCCCACAATTGGGGTAGAAGTTTGTGCCCTCGGCAACTAACGAGGGTCGATTGGGAACGCGGGACTGCGAACGGCGCCAGAGATGCATGTGATTAGTTCCTCCAAGCGAAGCTAAATTTATAAACAAAAGTAGTTTCCCATTACATACATAATTGCCACTTGAAACTGGCAGAAACAAGTACTAACTCGGCCAACATGACAAAAATTGCATGTGCGCAATGCCAAAGATAGGATACTCCGGCGATCCTTTTCCGTTATTCGGGACTCTGCGTGGTCGGAAATTAGGGACACTGCTGACTGATGCACAATGacatctctcttctttcttggaTCAACTAGTAGTAGCTTAACAACTCACTGTCCTGGACTTCATCCCCGTGCGGAATCTCTCCGATCGCGGTCCTTGAGATTGAATCTTGAAGTTCATCGTTTCTTGCAAACCTTCCCCGAATCCGTTGCCGGCTATCGGCCAAGGTCTTCCGGCAGGCGTACTGTACATTTTCCAGAATCAATCACGGTTAAATTACCGCGTAAAGTTACATAATtccgagttttttttttttttaagcaaggTGGGAGAAAATTTACGGGGAGCCAGACCACGGATTTAAAAAAACAATGGTGGCCAAACATGAGATTTTTAATCGGAATTTCCCGTTTTGTCGGAAAGGTAACTGGATTTGTTGGAGAGGATGATCGACCCCTGCATAAGTTTCAATCCACGGGTGAAAAAAGTAAAGAGGGTCATGCCTTTATAGTCTTGTTGAAATTTCTgaggttcttctttttcaagtaTCTCTCGattctctccttcttctcctccggCGAATACCGGCAAACCCTGAGCCCCATTTCTTCCACTCCATCGATGATGTTTCTGCTCCTATTCTCCTGATGAAGAACAGCAAAAGACAATCAGAGAACACTCCTAATGTACACATGAACAGATGCTACTAGTGTGTGCGccagaaaaaaattgatctgAATAAATTTATCAAGTTAGCGTAGAGTTGGTGCCACTAATTTCTAATTCTAATGACActtgatgaaataaaaatatagttCATGTATTCATTTATTTAGTTATCTATTGAACACCTTTAGTGATACCTTGCCGTCTATATTAAATTATGTCATGTTATTCATTCGGTTGAATTGGCCTTGGAGGGGGAGACAGTCCGAAGAGGCCAAAGTTCATATTTCTTGGGTCTAAGGCGACTTTTGAATCTAAGTGGAGAGCGTTTCACTCATCAATGACCAAATGCTACTGCTCTTCAAACCATTAATTGGCCTTGGAATCAGTAGCTTTAGCTGGTTTACGATGGTTTTAatgacaatttatttttttttaccggaatttatataattttttatcatcaaGCGACATCCGGCAGCTGGCAGTTTCCATACGTATGTCCgccaaaaaatgcaaaattttgaaaacaactGAAACTCACGCCCTGTCAAAAGCAAAAAGCggtccataattttttttttctcttcggGAGATCGACGGCGGGACGGATAGCATCTCTACAGCCTAGAGGGCGTCCTTTGTTTCACTGGAGTTGATGATCGAGAAAGAGAGTATCGTAATGGACCGTGCAGAGTACCAAAAGTTCTCCTATTTCTGGTGCTGTCATTGGTCCGGTACGGACACGGAAGAGAGGCGGTACCTGAATGTCTCCAGCACTCAGCACTCGCCGGAGATCCGGCAGCAGAGCATCGACTCCGACCTCGAACTCCGACGCTGGCCGCCGAAGGCAGTGGCTGCCGAAATCTTCCGGCGAGAAATGCCGCGCCGGACGGCTACTGACTGACCCGGGATCCGGCAACCAGCCCGGGTTGGGGTAGGCCGGGACGTTGATGTGACCAGAGAAGGAGGGGCGGGTAGCGTGAAAGCTGTCGAACGCCGGAAGGAAATCTAGGAGGGACGGAATCAGGGGAAATTCTGCTGGAAAATCGCTTTCTGATTCCGCGATGGAGAATGCCGGCGAGGCGTCATGCGACATCCCGGGGAGGATGCCGAAGACGAAGGGATCGGGGAAAGATGACGCCATGGGATGCGTGAGGTGGGCGAGGGACGGGGTCGGGAATTTATAGAGGAGGCAGGCCCGATTTGACCTTTGACGTAACGGCGCTTCGCACTCTAGTCGGAAGTGAGCGGCGATGGACGGAGACGTTGGCTTTATACGGCGACGAAAACCGATACGCCGGCGACTCTGCGAGGCTGCAAAGACGCGGACCAAGAGTGGGGCCTATTTCCTAGTCATAGAACTCCGGAGACAAATGGGATAAAGAATATAATAAAGTTACACGTTAAAGTAAACTACTTTTAAGTACataattataaatattatatatattataatattttattacaattaattatatttacattattttatattaaaaaatatttttaaatttaatcgagcCGAGGTCCGATGCCTAAACTTAATCGTACTCTCAAAGACGGGAACTTTGGTAGAGAAATCAAAGAATCCAGTTAATAACacaataaattaacaaaaaccATAAATGTTactagaacaagtgaaattgaCATGCTCAAAATTTGCATGGACCGATTTTTGGTATAATCAAAAGAGTTTTAGTGATTACTTCCTCTTTTCTATTGTTGGGTAAGGGATTTCAAATCATGTCATATCAGAGATAGGATTAGATATGCTGAAAAAATGCTAGGCATggtataattattttttaattttgttttttttcagaaaaaactaAAACCACACAAAAAAGCTTCTTTCAGGCGTGATCGACTTTGTAGAGACCTATCTCTAGCTTTTTGTAGAGCTTGAAAGGCAACGGCTCCAGACTTTTTTACAAGTTCTGTAAAGCTAGGAAGATAATGTCGCCTCATTCAAAAGGCATGATGCTACGGATGGTTTATTGAAATAAAGCTTGTCATTTATCCAAAAGTCGTTAGAACTATGTCCACTTTCGTTACAATCTACTGGCTGCTTTGGGATTTAGGAGGCCATATGTACACTCTTCAATTTTAGTGTAGTGCAATATCATCATTTACATTTCAGAAGAGTAACTACTCATAGGAATCGAGCTGAGGACACGTTATCCGTCTGATTATCAAGCCAACCAGCTATACTATGTATATAGTTTGAATATTCGAATGATCTATGGACGTTCATGTTTTTCTAAAACTTTGGGCATGATTTTGTCATAAAGAGGTCTTTGGCTTAGAAAAGAACTGGGTAAAATGTTAAagataactatatatatataatgtatatttttttcatggaaGTAAATATAGAATAAGATATTACTAATCAGTCAAGATCGACTCCCTAATTTACTCTAGTAAGACATGTTAAATGGCTGAGAGGCCTCAGCAATTCACTTAGATTGAGATGCTTTGGGGGttaatttcaagatttttttccttttggtaaTACATTTTGGATGTTCATCTATCTAACGTAACTACAGAGCCTTCACCAAGATATGATTACGTGGGGAATTTTAAAAAATCCGAAGATTCAAGAATCATCCCCTGAAAAGATGGATCGTGCTCCTCTGATCTTACTGCCCTAACTAGATTGCCTCTTTCTATATTACCCTCTTGATAAGGAACAACTGGACCAATGAGTCATTTCCTTGAACATTCTGCTTTTGAAGATGACAATTCAATTGCATTTTGCTTCTTAATTTACCAAGAAATGGCTTCCAATTGATTATAAGAAAACATAGTCTAAGATGTTTCTCAATCATCGATTGGTCTCCCCCATAGTTGTTGGTCAGGTTGGCCGGCCAGTGAGAGCCTGATCATTAGGTTGATTCATATGGGCACTACTTCTCTGGACTGCAAATGGTGACAAAGGCTACTCTCGAGTTGAAGGGAGTAACCATAAGTTTACCTAAGTCTCAATTTGAATAGAAGGGAGCTTCAGCCTGTCACCCCAGCGGTGGGGTTCCTTTCCACTTGCTTGCaataagttcaaaattttgttggcaACAACAACTATTCAAAGAGACGTGGGCGTCATAGCTACATGAGGCCAATAACTTTCAAATTCCAAATTTGATTACAATTAATAACTGAATTGCTTCCAGCTGATCTATATGCTGATTATAGCATTCAAACCACTTTCTTAGGAACCActcatatatttgaatttgaacctgccttcttctcttcaatatgaTCCTTAACATGTAACATGGACAGGAAGCAAGGCCTTCAGAACCCATGCATCCTTTGGCTTGCAAAAGAGGTGCATGGCCCTCATGTGATTTGAACTCCAATTGCTTTTATGATTGCCCTGTTAGTTGTTCCTACTAACAATAGCAGTTCAAGGTGCCTAGTTTGCAGTACAGTACTGGACGATATTCAATCTCTTAAATAATAGATTGATATAGTTTAGTCTTTGGTCTAATTACTCTTAATAAAGGTGTCAGGTATAGTAAGACTATGTGCCAATAGATTGGGTCTCATCTTTTGATGTGATTTCATGACTTAACTTTACGGAGGCAAGTTGCATCCCCCTTGACTTCAAAAGTAAAACTCGCCATGAGTACTGAAAGGAGTAAAACAGTCAGATAAGTTCTTCAAAAACATTATACACCTTTTAAATATATGGTAAAATGATTGAGgggcaaaaaaatataaataagcaaactactaggggcaccaatatgtaaatgaacaAATTTTGCGGGACCGTGTAGGCAACTCCCTATGCATGAGTACCCACCCTGAGTAACATTTTTAGGgcagaaaaaaatgtcaaaacccTAGTCAGGTGGTCAAGCCTTTGATTGACAAATTCACTAAAACAGATATGTATTGTCAAATCAAACACTGGCCTTATCATAAAAGATCAAAAGGTAGAGATACAGGCCCATAAGGCCCATATTGTCAAACGACAACGACTAGCAGAATGTGGAATGATAATTATAGCAAATTGTGATAATAATTGTTTGAAGAACTTTCAAATGCATGCTTTAAAGAGCTTGACAAAATATTCGGTTTCACAAAGTTACTAAAGACACTCAActctagaaaatgaaaatcaaacagCTTAAGCATAATATAAAGGTGATCAAGTATACCATTAGGGGCCGTTTGGCAACAGTTTCACGTTGTTGTTATTCTATAAACTTTCCCCTAAAAACATGGGGCAAACTCAAGAGACACTATAACATAGTATTACATGAGTTTACCCCTAGTTTCTTAGGCAGATTCATTAGACAATAACAATTAGTTACTATTGTCAAGCAGCCCCTTAATGAAACATTGAAGTTAGGTTATTGGAGAAGACTGTTTGGATCCTAAACTGTTCAGTTAGGTCTACACCCAACTTCTAGATGTCAACAATGATAAGCATCCAAAAAAGGAATGCAAAATTCCAGACATATCTTGTCTCATGCTTTTTCTGTGAAAGGTgctataattttttcttaaagtaATGATCCCCACTGGAGACTAACTTGCAATGGAACAAAGGATTTGAGTCCCTATCAATTCCTTTAGGGCAAGCAATCAAGGCATGCCTAACTAGCCCCTCCCCACTGAAGCCCACTTCATGAAGAAGGCAAACAGAATGATCATTTCACTTTTAGAAGATAATGAAATAGAAGTATCCAACCTTGGTAAGAAAGGGACAACTCTTCTTTCGGCAAATTCCACAACCGTACGTTAGTCCTGACCTTCCGTTGACAACAGGCGTCCCATTTCTAATTCTAGAAAGACAAACAAGACTCAAGTTTTGATGgaataatgaaaaatatgctTAGTTTTGATTTCTAATTATTTCATTTAACTATGGAGGTTAATCATACACCAGTGAGCAAGGAAACGCAACTCCCAGTAGAGAGCTGAAACTCCCAACCAacccctttctctctttacGGTACAAGGCCTATCTTCTGTATCTCAGGATGAGAgtttcaacttacatatcaGTGACATCCACTTTTACAACACAAGGAGTTGATGCTATTGATCATAGTCGAAATAGAGACTGGTTGCTTGGCAGCCTCTATCCCAAGCCATTGCACCAGCCTTCTCAAGGGACGTAAGAATCTAGTGGTTAAATGAAAGAATGCATGTAAGATATGTCGAGGAAGCAAAGTGTACAAAAACACAATAGTAGATCGCTTGCTACTAAATATGATTAGTTGGTATGAAGGTTTTATAAAGCCTTTTGTCAAGATCTCGATCTTCCTAGTGATATATGGGACAGACGTCCGTATAAGTTGCCAAGACAAACttatgcatattttatttgaaagaatATCGATAACGGATCCAATTATTTTCGTTTAACTAAACTATTTGTGTggtgaaaaataatatttacaaTGCCTGCAGCAGGTAAGCATTTGGCCCACTTAATTAGTATCCTTCTGGAACTATTGTTTTTCTCAGTTCAATGAGGAGCTAAGTTAAAATCCCGCTGCCCTGCACAAAGTTTTTTCCTAAAACGGGGTAGCTGAGAGAAAGGTTTATCTGTGTTCTGTCTTTTCTGGTTGCTTAAGTCGCCAGAATATTGAAAAGTTTGAGGTACTAGATTTAATTCTACACAGAGCTGAttgtttctttcaaaaaaatcttgaaaCGCCAAATAATCCGAATCTAGTTGAAGATCTATTCATTTGAAAGGACACCAAGAAAGAACCAAAAAGTGTGAGATTTCCATATACAATAGTCAACTTTCCTGTATATGATGAACAGTACTCTCAGAAACTTTttcgttcttctttttcaatttgcacttattttatttaactttCTCAAACTTCACTTGAAAAGGAATATTGATTTATAGGCTGTCGAGCAAGCGGTTCCACTAAATTCTTTGGTGAAATTTCACAGGCATTCACAAATACAAATTAACCCAAATAGGACAGATTGGTTCCTCCTGATGGGACCATTTTTAGccaagtatatatattttttcatttttttacgtTCTTTAAAGAATTAATTTGAGTATATATATGGGTGTAATCTATGTGATGCGCTTAATTATGGGATCCATTATTAGACCACCAATTTGTGGCAAATAAAACAAGCGTTGGAGGGTTTAATTAAAATACTACTAATGGCTTACAATTTCCATTATTTAACTCTTAAAAACTTAAatctttcatcaaaaaaatttgaTCAGAGAATGTTTTTTTCCAGCAAAAAAAACATTACCAGGTAGATGTATAAGTTTTGAATTGTGCAACACGCactaaaagaaaaactaattcAGTGTACATGCACACCGTatcgggcacaagagggactgaGTTTTCTATGCAtgcatgttcattttttttagttagctCCTTCTCTAGACATcccaaaaaaatcatataaaatggaATTTGCGtaaactctttctttct comes from the Nymphaea colorata isolate Beijing-Zhang1983 chromosome 14, ASM883128v2, whole genome shotgun sequence genome and includes:
- the LOC116267700 gene encoding uncharacterized protein LOC116267700, producing MASSFPDPFVFGILPGMSHDASPAFSIAESESDFPAEFPLIPSLLDFLPAFDSFHATRPSFSGHINVPAYPNPGWLPDPGSVSSRPARHFSPEDFGSHCLRRPASEFEVGVDALLPDLRRVLSAGDIQENRSRNIIDGVEEMGLRVCRYSPEEKKERIERYLKKKNLRNFNKTIKYACRKTLADSRQRIRGRFARNDELQDSISRTAIGEIPHGDEVQDSELLSYY